In Arthrobacter sp. SLBN-83, one DNA window encodes the following:
- the recF gene encoding DNA replication/repair protein RecF (All proteins in this family for which functions are known are DNA-binding proteins that assist the filamentation of RecA onto DNA for the initiation of recombination or recombinational repair.), which translates to MYLEHLSLTDFRSYAQVDLALGPGVTVLVGSNGIGKTNLMEAIGYLATLSSHRVSSDGPLLRFGTERALVRARLVRGTQTTVLELEINAGRANRGRINRSNPVRARDLLGICQTVLFAPEDLALVKGDPSNRRRFLDELLASLVPHHAATRSDYDRVLKQRNALLKSARAGRFTAAHESTLDVWDQHMARAGAELLHARLELVERLRPHLARAYAELTDASKPADATYRSTLQNQMDDDGVPASGAQRTTDGGSPADQDDLRLLSVEQVTERYVQAFAESRKKELERGISLVGPHRDELELMLGQAPAKGYASHGETWSMCLSLRLASYYVMLDDARTGGSAPILILDDVFAELDVQRRRKLAAIVSGAEQVLVTAAVEADIPEELSGRRVKVIPGGIDEQ; encoded by the coding sequence GTGTATCTGGAACACCTTTCCCTGACCGACTTCCGCAGTTACGCCCAGGTTGACCTTGCCCTGGGCCCCGGCGTCACCGTCCTGGTGGGATCCAACGGCATCGGCAAGACCAACCTGATGGAAGCCATCGGGTACCTGGCCACACTCAGCTCCCACCGGGTCAGTTCCGACGGGCCATTGCTGAGGTTCGGCACGGAACGGGCACTGGTGCGTGCCAGGCTGGTTCGCGGCACCCAGACCACGGTCCTCGAATTGGAAATCAACGCCGGCCGCGCCAACAGGGGACGCATCAACCGCAGCAACCCCGTCCGTGCCCGCGATCTGCTGGGCATCTGCCAGACCGTCCTTTTTGCCCCCGAAGATCTGGCCTTGGTCAAGGGCGATCCGTCCAACCGGCGACGGTTCCTTGACGAGCTGCTGGCCAGCCTCGTTCCGCACCACGCCGCCACCCGCAGCGATTACGACCGGGTCCTCAAACAGCGCAACGCCCTGCTCAAATCGGCCCGTGCGGGACGGTTTACAGCGGCGCACGAGTCAACCCTGGACGTGTGGGACCAGCACATGGCCCGGGCCGGAGCGGAATTGCTGCATGCACGGCTGGAACTGGTGGAACGGCTCCGCCCGCACCTCGCCCGTGCCTATGCGGAACTCACGGACGCGTCCAAGCCCGCTGACGCCACCTACCGTTCAACCCTCCAGAACCAGATGGACGACGACGGCGTCCCGGCCTCCGGTGCCCAGCGCACCACGGACGGAGGTTCTCCAGCGGACCAGGATGACCTGCGGCTTCTCTCCGTCGAACAAGTGACCGAACGGTACGTCCAGGCGTTCGCAGAATCCCGGAAGAAGGAACTTGAACGGGGCATCTCCCTGGTTGGCCCGCACCGGGACGAACTGGAGCTGATGCTCGGCCAGGCTCCTGCCAAGGGATACGCCTCGCATGGCGAAACCTGGTCCATGTGCCTGTCCCTCCGGCTTGCCTCCTACTACGTCATGCTGGACGATGCCCGGACCGGCGGTTCTGCCCCCATCCTCATCCTTGACGATGTCTTTGCCGAACTGGACGTGCAGCGTCGGCGTAAACTGGCGGCAATAGTGTCCGGCGCGGAACAGGTCCTGGTGACCGCCGCCGTCGAGGCCGATATTCCGGAAGAGCTGTCCGGACGGCGGGTGAAGGTCATCCCGGGAGGTATCGATGAGCAGTGA
- a CDS encoding DUF721 domain-containing protein: MSSEQGGGLQPGREPDHIDAPQAALNRMREAAAARGEVRRKVARPGSAKAKGSIRDTRGFSQFHATGRDPLGLGKVVGRLVAERGWTSPVAVGSVMAEWATLVGPEISAHCTPESFTDTTLHVRCDSTAWATQLRLLSSSLLEKFGRELGDGVVTSIQVLGPSAPSWRKGGRSVNGRGPRDTYG; the protein is encoded by the coding sequence ATGAGCAGTGAGCAGGGCGGCGGGCTGCAGCCCGGCCGCGAACCTGACCACATCGACGCCCCGCAGGCCGCGCTGAACCGCATGCGCGAAGCTGCGGCCGCCCGGGGCGAAGTCCGGCGGAAAGTGGCGCGGCCGGGTTCCGCGAAGGCCAAGGGCAGCATCCGGGACACCAGGGGCTTCAGCCAGTTCCACGCCACCGGCCGCGACCCGCTTGGCCTGGGAAAGGTCGTTGGCCGGCTGGTCGCGGAACGGGGCTGGACTTCGCCGGTGGCTGTCGGATCCGTCATGGCCGAGTGGGCCACCCTGGTTGGGCCGGAAATTTCAGCGCACTGCACACCCGAAAGCTTCACGGATACCACCCTCCACGTGCGGTGCGATTCCACTGCCTGGGCAACCCAGCTGCGGCTTTTGAGCAGCAGCCTGCTTGAAAAATTTGGCCGCGAATTGGGTGACGGCGTGGTCACCAGCATCCAGGTGCTTGGCCCCTCGGCACCCAGTTGGCGCAAGGGCGGGCGCAGCGTCAACGGGCGTGGGCCGCGGGACACGTACGGATAG
- the dnaN gene encoding DNA polymerase III subunit beta — MKFRVDRDVLAEAVTWTARSLSPRPPVPVLSGLLLKAEAGTVSLSSFDYETSARLEITADIRDEGTILVSGRLLADICRSLPSAPVDVETDGNKVTLTCRRSSFHLATMPEAEYPPLPALPAISGTVPGDAFAQAVSQVIIAASKDDTLPILTGVRMEIEDDLITLLATDRYRLAMREVPWKPVTPGISTSALVKAKTLNEVAKTLGNSGDINLALSNDDSRLIGFESGGRTTTSLLVDGDYPKIRSLFPESTPIHATVQTQELVEAVRRVSLVAERNTPVRLAFTAGLLNLDAGTGEDAQASEELEAQLSGDDITVAFNPHYLTEGLSVIDTKFVRFSFTTAPKPAMITAQADADGEDQDDYRYLVMPVRLPN; from the coding sequence GTGAAGTTCAGAGTCGATCGGGACGTCCTGGCAGAAGCCGTTACCTGGACAGCCCGGTCCTTGTCTCCGCGGCCACCAGTGCCTGTCCTCTCCGGCCTGCTCCTGAAGGCCGAAGCAGGAACCGTCAGCCTCTCCAGCTTTGACTACGAGACGTCGGCACGCCTGGAAATCACCGCAGACATCAGGGACGAAGGCACCATCCTGGTCTCCGGCCGATTGCTCGCCGATATCTGCCGCAGCCTGCCGTCCGCTCCTGTGGACGTTGAAACCGACGGCAACAAAGTCACGCTTACCTGCCGCCGCAGCAGCTTCCACCTGGCCACCATGCCCGAAGCCGAATACCCTCCGTTGCCTGCCCTGCCCGCCATCAGTGGAACTGTCCCGGGCGATGCCTTCGCCCAGGCCGTTTCCCAGGTCATCATCGCGGCCAGCAAGGACGACACCCTGCCCATCCTCACCGGAGTGCGGATGGAGATCGAGGATGACCTGATCACCCTTCTGGCCACCGACCGCTACCGGCTGGCAATGCGCGAAGTGCCCTGGAAGCCAGTTACGCCGGGCATCTCCACCAGCGCCCTGGTCAAGGCCAAGACCCTCAACGAGGTTGCCAAGACCCTCGGCAACAGCGGAGACATCAACCTGGCACTGTCCAACGACGACAGCCGGCTAATCGGGTTCGAGAGCGGCGGCCGCACCACCACGTCCCTGCTGGTGGACGGCGACTACCCGAAGATCCGGTCGCTGTTCCCCGAGTCAACCCCCATCCACGCCACGGTCCAGACCCAGGAACTGGTGGAAGCCGTCCGCCGCGTATCGCTGGTAGCCGAGCGCAACACCCCGGTCCGGCTCGCCTTCACTGCCGGGCTGCTGAACCTTGACGCCGGCACCGGTGAGGACGCCCAGGCATCGGAGGAACTCGAAGCCCAGCTGTCCGGTGACGACATCACGGTTGCCTTCAACCCGCACTACCTCACTGAGGGCCTCAGCGTCATCGATACCAAGTTCGTCAGGTTCTCCTTCACCACGGCACCCAAGCCCGCCATGATCACGGCGCAGGCCGATGCCGACGGTGAAGACCAGGATGACTACCGCTACCTGGTAATGCCCGTCCGCCTTCCGAATTAG
- the gyrB gene encoding DNA topoisomerase (ATP-hydrolyzing) subunit B, with amino-acid sequence MANDNTDILAADTAVEDGRTPDTPPAAAPPREYGASDITVLEGLEAVRKRPGMYIGSTGPRGLHHLVYEVVDNSVDEALAGYCSHIEVVLQADGGVKVVDDGRGIPVDMHPTEHKPTVEVVMTILHAGGKFGGGGYAVSGGLHGVGISVVNALSSRVDTEVRRQGHVWRMSFADGGKPQGSLVKGEETDATGTSQTFYPDPAIFETTEFDFETLRARFQQMAFLNKGLRITLTDEREAPSSEADGDLDLDDLSTEGEVSAEHRTVVYQYDEGLLDYVKHLNSGKKVEVVHEDVIAFETEDTERRIALEMAMQWTSAYSESVHTYANTINTHEGGTHEEGFRAALTSLINRYAREKGIIKEKDDNLTGDDIREGLTAVISVKLAEPQFEGQTKTKLGNSEVKGFVQRVVTDGLGDWLERNPGPARDVIRKAISAAQARMAARKARDNARRKSPLESFGMPGKLSDCSSKDPEKCEVYIVEGDSAGGSAKRGRNPETQAILPLRGKILNVERARLDKALGNAEVQSMITAFGTGIGEDFDLAKLRYHKIVLMADADVDGQHITTLLMTLLFRYMRPLIENGYVYLAQPPLYRIKWSNAPHDYVYSDRERDAKLVAGQAAGRRIPKDNGIQRYKGLGEMDYTELWDTTMDPDHRTLLQVTMDDALAADQIFSVLMGEDVESRRNFIQQNAKDVRFLDI; translated from the coding sequence GTGGCTAACGACAATACAGATATTCTGGCAGCAGATACAGCAGTCGAGGATGGCCGCACCCCTGATACTCCACCTGCGGCAGCCCCTCCACGGGAATACGGCGCCAGCGACATCACTGTCCTTGAAGGCCTCGAGGCTGTCCGCAAGCGTCCCGGCATGTACATCGGCTCCACGGGTCCCCGCGGCCTCCACCACCTGGTCTACGAAGTGGTGGACAACTCCGTGGATGAGGCGCTGGCCGGCTACTGCAGCCATATCGAGGTAGTCCTGCAGGCCGATGGCGGCGTCAAAGTGGTCGACGACGGCCGCGGTATCCCCGTGGACATGCACCCGACTGAACACAAGCCCACCGTCGAGGTGGTCATGACCATCCTGCACGCCGGCGGCAAGTTCGGCGGCGGCGGGTACGCCGTCTCCGGCGGCCTCCACGGCGTGGGCATCTCCGTGGTCAACGCCCTCTCCAGCCGGGTTGATACCGAAGTGCGGCGCCAGGGGCACGTGTGGAGGATGTCCTTTGCCGACGGCGGCAAGCCCCAGGGCAGCCTGGTCAAGGGCGAAGAGACGGACGCCACCGGTACCAGCCAGACGTTCTACCCGGATCCGGCCATCTTCGAAACCACCGAATTCGATTTCGAAACGCTCCGTGCCCGCTTCCAGCAGATGGCTTTCCTCAACAAGGGCCTGCGCATCACGCTCACGGATGAGCGCGAGGCGCCATCCAGTGAAGCTGACGGCGACCTGGACCTCGACGACCTCAGCACCGAGGGTGAGGTCAGCGCGGAACACCGGACAGTGGTGTACCAGTACGACGAAGGCCTGCTGGACTACGTCAAGCACCTGAACTCGGGCAAGAAAGTCGAAGTGGTCCACGAGGACGTCATCGCCTTCGAAACCGAGGACACGGAACGCCGCATCGCCCTGGAAATGGCCATGCAGTGGACCAGCGCCTACTCCGAGAGCGTGCACACCTACGCCAACACCATCAACACCCACGAGGGCGGCACCCACGAAGAAGGTTTCCGTGCTGCCCTGACGTCCCTCATCAACCGGTATGCCCGCGAAAAGGGCATCATCAAGGAGAAGGACGACAACCTCACGGGCGATGACATCCGCGAGGGCCTGACAGCCGTCATTTCCGTCAAGCTGGCCGAGCCCCAGTTTGAGGGGCAGACCAAGACCAAGTTGGGCAACTCTGAGGTCAAGGGCTTCGTCCAGCGCGTCGTCACCGACGGACTGGGCGACTGGCTGGAGCGCAACCCCGGCCCCGCCCGCGATGTGATCCGCAAGGCCATTTCCGCCGCACAGGCCCGAATGGCGGCCAGGAAGGCGCGCGACAACGCCCGGCGCAAGAGCCCGCTTGAATCCTTCGGCATGCCGGGCAAGCTTTCCGACTGCTCCTCGAAGGACCCGGAAAAGTGCGAGGTCTACATCGTGGAGGGTGATTCCGCCGGCGGTTCCGCCAAGCGCGGCCGCAACCCCGAGACGCAGGCCATCCTGCCGCTGCGCGGCAAGATCCTGAACGTGGAGCGGGCCCGCCTGGACAAAGCATTGGGCAACGCGGAGGTCCAGTCCATGATTACCGCCTTTGGTACCGGCATTGGCGAGGACTTCGACCTCGCCAAACTGCGGTACCACAAGATCGTCCTCATGGCAGACGCAGACGTGGATGGCCAGCACATCACCACCCTGCTGATGACCCTGCTGTTCCGTTACATGCGGCCGCTGATCGAGAACGGCTACGTGTACCTGGCGCAGCCCCCGCTGTACCGGATCAAGTGGTCCAACGCCCCGCACGACTATGTCTACAGCGACCGCGAACGCGACGCCAAGCTGGTGGCAGGTCAGGCAGCAGGACGCCGCATCCCCAAGGACAACGGCATCCAGCGCTACAAGGGCCTGGGCGAGATGGACTACACCGAACTGTGGGACACCACCATGGACCCGGATCACCGCACCCTGTTGCAGGTCACCATGGACGACGCCCTTGCCGCCGACCAGATCTTCTCCGTCCTCATGGGCGAAGACGTGGAATCGCGCCGTAACTTCATCCAGCAGAACGCCAAGGACGTCAGGTTCCTGGACATCTAA
- the gnd gene encoding phosphogluconate dehydrogenase (NAD(+)-dependent, decarboxylating), whose amino-acid sequence MGSQPPPLSAEKSSTMHIGLIGLGKMGFNMRERLRKGGVEVTGYDRNPDVTDAATVDDLIAAVPAPRIIWVMVPAGPITDAVVSELSDKLQPGDLVIDGGNSRFTEDQKHGELLAAKGIHFADCGVSGGVWGLQNGYGLMAGGDAADIERALPVFDALRPEGERADSFVHVGGIGAGHYAKMVHNGIEYGLMQAYAEGYELLAAKDIVTDLPGTFRAWQKGTVVRSWLLDLMVKALDEDPGLASIDDYVEDSGEGRWTVEEAIANAVPAPAITAALFARFASREDTSPAMKMVSALRHQFGGHATRPAK is encoded by the coding sequence ATCGGCTCCCAGCCGCCGCCACTTAGCGCAGAAAAGAGTTCCACCATGCACATTGGACTGATCGGCCTCGGCAAAATGGGATTCAACATGCGCGAACGCCTGCGCAAGGGAGGGGTTGAGGTCACCGGCTACGACCGGAACCCCGATGTCACCGATGCTGCCACCGTCGATGACCTCATCGCTGCCGTACCGGCTCCCAGGATCATCTGGGTCATGGTCCCGGCAGGACCTATCACGGACGCGGTGGTCAGCGAACTCAGCGACAAGCTGCAGCCGGGAGACCTGGTCATCGATGGTGGCAACTCCCGATTTACCGAAGACCAAAAGCACGGCGAACTGCTCGCCGCCAAGGGGATCCACTTCGCCGACTGCGGCGTATCCGGCGGAGTCTGGGGCCTGCAGAACGGCTACGGCCTGATGGCCGGCGGGGACGCAGCCGACATCGAACGCGCCCTTCCGGTCTTTGATGCGCTGCGTCCGGAGGGCGAGAGGGCGGACAGCTTTGTCCATGTGGGCGGCATCGGCGCCGGCCATTACGCCAAGATGGTCCACAACGGCATCGAATACGGCCTGATGCAGGCGTATGCCGAGGGCTACGAACTGCTTGCGGCCAAGGACATCGTTACCGACCTACCCGGCACGTTCCGGGCCTGGCAAAAGGGAACGGTGGTCCGCTCCTGGCTCCTCGACCTTATGGTCAAGGCCCTCGACGAGGACCCGGGCCTGGCCTCAATCGACGATTACGTGGAGGACTCCGGCGAAGGCCGGTGGACGGTGGAAGAAGCCATCGCCAACGCCGTCCCAGCCCCTGCCATTACCGCCGCGCTGTTCGCCCGCTTCGCATCCCGGGAGGACACTTCGCCCGCCATGAAGATGGTTTCCGCGTTGCGCCACCAGTTCGGCGGCCACGCAACCCGTCCCGCCAAGTAG